In Fusobacterium sp. SYSU M8D902, one DNA window encodes the following:
- a CDS encoding uracil-xanthine permease family protein codes for MQLEEKNEKIVGNTRFILGIQHVLAMFGATVLVPFLTGLNPSIALISAGAGTLIFHLCTKGIVPVFLGSSFAFIGALTLVLKNEGIGSIKGGVIAAGLIYVLMSYLVKTFGVERIKSFFPPIVTGPIIMLIGLRMSPTALSMAGYTNGKFDTKSLIVAVCVILTMVSITMMKKSFLRLIPILIAVIVGYIVATFLGMVDFGVVSQAKWIGLSPEATKDLFTMPVMSLTGIIAIAPIALVVFIEHIGDITTNGAVVGKDFFKNPGIHRTLLGDGLATIVAGCLGGPANTTYGENTGVLAVTKVYDPAILRIAACYAIALGFIGKFGILLQTIPLPVMGGVSVILFGMIASVGVRTVVEARLDFSNSRNLIIASIIFVLGIAVDNIVIWETVSVSGLALAAFSGVLLNKVLPRDREIKLKTLD; via the coding sequence ATGCAATTAGAAGAAAAAAATGAAAAAATAGTAGGGAATACAAGGTTTATACTTGGAATACAGCACGTACTTGCAATGTTTGGAGCAACTGTATTAGTTCCTTTTTTAACAGGGTTAAATCCGTCGATAGCACTGATTTCAGCAGGAGCGGGAACGTTAATATTTCACCTTTGTACAAAGGGAATAGTACCTGTTTTTTTAGGGTCATCTTTTGCCTTTATAGGAGCGTTAACTTTAGTTTTAAAAAATGAGGGTATAGGTTCTATAAAAGGTGGAGTAATTGCAGCGGGACTTATATATGTATTGATGTCATATTTAGTAAAAACATTTGGAGTAGAGAGAATAAAATCATTTTTCCCACCGATTGTAACAGGACCAATAATAATGTTAATAGGGCTTAGAATGAGTCCAACTGCATTGTCAATGGCTGGTTATACAAATGGAAAGTTTGATACAAAAAGCTTAATAGTAGCTGTTTGTGTAATTTTAACTATGGTATCAATAACTATGATGAAAAAATCATTCTTGAGATTAATTCCTATTCTAATAGCTGTAATAGTAGGTTATATAGTTGCAACTTTTTTAGGAATGGTTGATTTTGGAGTGGTTTCTCAAGCAAAATGGATAGGACTTTCACCAGAGGCTACAAAAGATCTATTCACAATGCCAGTTATGTCATTAACTGGAATAATAGCAATAGCTCCAATAGCTTTAGTTGTGTTTATTGAACATATAGGGGATATAACTACTAATGGTGCTGTTGTAGGAAAGGATTTCTTTAAAAATCCAGGAATACATAGAACACTTTTAGGTGATGGACTTGCAACAATAGTAGCTGGATGTCTAGGAGGACCAGCTAATACAACTTATGGTGAGAATACTGGAGTATTGGCAGTAACTAAGGTATATGATCCAGCAATTCTTAGAATAGCAGCTTGTTATGCTATTGCTCTAGGATTTATAGGTAAATTTGGAATACTACTTCAAACAATCCCACTACCAGTAATGGGTGGTGTATCAGTAATTCTTTTTGGAATGATAGCATCAGTTGGAGTGAGAACAGTGGTAGAGGCAAGATTAGATTTTTCTAACTCAAGAAATCTAATAATTGCTTCAATAATATTTGTACTTGGAATAGCTGTAGATAATATTGTAATATGGGAGACTGTATCAGTATCTGGATTGGCATTAGCTGCATTTTCAGGAGTATTATTAAATAAAGTTCTTCCAAGAGATAGAGAGATAAAATTAAAGACACTAGATTAA